The sequence below is a genomic window from Uranotaenia lowii strain MFRU-FL chromosome 2, ASM2978415v1, whole genome shotgun sequence.
aaaaccattcaaattctgcagatctgaaatttgaaacaataagaCATGTAACTTGTAACatttaagacctgagacctgagacctgagacgacttgagactttagacatgacacctgagacctgagtctagggacctgagatctgagacctgagacctaaagaatgagaccaaagacatgggacattgacattagacctgagatttgaaacctaagacataaaacacgagacctgagatctgaggcatgggacatgagacctgagattcgAGATTTAACATATGACACCTGAGTTCGCTAGACCAAGCTACTAGTATTAGTCTGTGCAACTAGTGTCAATACTGGTAGAAATAATCTACTTGTACTACGTTGTACAAGCTTGTATCAAGTAACTGCAATTTGCAGTCTGCAGTCTGCAAAAACAAATTCTCATCAATTTCAACCCTTTTAATAATCaggtcgcaagttaaaatcgaTCTTACATATTTTCTGTCGGTGCTACACTttttttcatcacctacaagtcaaaccctttcactagaggggtcgcatgttgaaatcggagctaaactaatttctcgcggtaccaacactagtagcttgtctcaggtctcaggtctaaagtctcgtgactcaggtctcatgtttcatggctcttgtcttatgcctcaggtctcatgtcttatgtctcaggtctcatgtcgcATGTCTTTTTTCTCAGGTCTCAAGAATCATGTCTCTTATGTCTCAGAACTCTGGTCTTATGTTACAGGTCTcttgtctccggtctcaggtccaaagtctcatgtctcaggtctcatgttttatGGCTCTTGTCTCGTGCCTCAGGTcccatgtcttatgtctcatgtctcatatctcatgtcacATGTCTCAGCTCttatgtctcttgtctcaggtcttaagtctcatgtctcaggtctcctgtctcaggtctcatgtctcaggtctcatgtctcaggtctcattttTCATGGTTCTTGTCTCAtgactcaggtctcatgtattcTATTTTatgtctcatgctgaggtctcatgtctaatatCTCTTGTCTCAGGCAGGGAAGCAAATCGAACAGATCTGATGatgataactggtttatcacttgtgttgcacttagcgataaatatgagaacgTGATAACTTCTCATCCCATTCCAATAGTGGGCATCAGATTTCTTGATGTGCGCCCCGTgcaattgttggtattttttgttGGTGCGTCTAGCGGTCGGGTCGGCCCGGCACCTTGTGCATCAACCAATTGTTGGTGTCCTCCTTGGGTGCCAGCAAATTGTTGGTGcttatccttaacgttacaagagacgataaatttgaatcggaatgcacaacttatcgagagcaaaattgaagttgataAGCGCTAGGTATAGTGTTCTTGCGGATGGAAATCTCTCTCACAGGTGTTTTGATCTGCAAATTCTATCGGAGGATGacgatttttggattccctgGTCTCAGGCcgcagatctcaggtctcatgtctcgtgtctcagatctcatatctcaggtttccggtctcaggtctcaggtctcatgtatcatgttcttagtgtcagagctaagattttcccaacttcaaaaagattctaagtgttttcctttgaaatggGCTTATTTTCTCTccaaaaccgtgttaattcgcaaAATCCGTGTTAAAAActgtgttaattcccgaaaaccgttttaaaaaacCGTGTATAAAAACCTTGGAAAGTGATCCCTCTGTAAACCTCTTTCTTCCCCTTTCTTAAATTACGCTTATAGTTGAGTTTAGCGTCTATTACTGTCCTACTGTCCTCCTCCCCTGCTAAACCTagtaaaattaactaaatttaaaCACACTTGCCACAAACAAATTGTAAAAGTAAACGGCTTTCAATAAACTACAGCAAATTTaaaggatttgaaaaataattttgtcacATAAGAgctttcccaagcaaccaaaagttcggataacattcctctatcaggtttgatcatcttaatcgagtatgctaatacaacttcttttcggctcaatttttaagtagttaaacaaactttaaagttgacaaaagttcgcataaatcgccaaacagcttcaaaatccactttataagcagcataaaaaatcggaaaaattacTCTTTCGCTCCTTtaattgccttctcaagtccgctaatttgatttatattaatcaaccatatttgttactaatagagaattcgttttcaagtggtggtgcaccggtgcactaccggtagtgcactttttatcgttttcatgctcgttttcacgataAGTAgtgcactggtagtgcaccataaagtggacggtggaacactctgaaaatatttggtgttgcttgcgctctcaccaatactatcatgaattttgaaaacacgtgcttcccgatgtaaacaaatatcagctggttggtttatttctataccgcaaaaattgcgttcgagatgtttttttctctttttatcccgaagaacggaaacttgttccggattcaataccagtgtcgtttccaacagaggcagagaatttcacctggatggcacgttccaaagcaaacaacgctcccaagaagaaatgtgtccagaaggcttgctgcaatcggttccaggcgatgccgaaaaagagcagcaaatcagagtgcaaaaaggccaacccaaagatctggtggaatcgcccaaaccgaaaagtatttttgttcgggagggttctataagttggtcttcacagcaagaagcgttcagctgcatcgaagctactctacTAGCAGCaagcttcgagctgtgccttagagtgacgatgctcggttgcgccaattcccggattcccacccgttgccctccaaaaacggtagttcgataCTACACCCGcacccaagatttttttttttgtaatcttaaatggaaataggtactcgaacgaagGATTTGCGagaaataaacgttcaaaataccggaaccttcaagctggggtaactgcagtctagcagcagcaaacatagaccgcccagaatcagccggtattgcagttcatcagagccagaggcgaatctactaagcaaaataaatctgaaatcttaacaattcaacataatacataaattcatgctaaaattttcatattgtttaaaagacaatgatcaactaaagtaaatttcatttcaattttcgaagtaaaacgaaaacaaaataccagctgtaatggatttttgacagcttgatgttttttgttgacactgccgatttcacgcacacctacaaaggagagtgcaaaactcgattcatgctcgttttcagcgtggatggtgcaaaactttcgggtggtgaaaacgaatacggtataactcacaaaacatttaaataacatgttcttaccaagcctcgaacccgagctcaccgcttgaaagtcgAGATCCATACTTGCTGCTCTATATGAACAtcaacgattttactcgatgtgatgattttctttcaaACGACTTTCAGGCAGGCTTCGGACTCACAAAAGAGCCCAACGCACGCGGAGTAAAAATTCTCTTTCATCTTTGAGCGGCATTCTATAAAGAGAAAGAGTGATCGTTCGCCTCAATCCTAAAGTTATCTTAGAGAGTTCTTGCCGCCTCCCACACTGCTCTTGCAGAGAAATGAGTTCTCTTTGCGTGCGTCTCCCAGGGAGCACTCCAAGGGAGATGCTTTTGTGCTAACAAATGTTCAGTCATTTTCGTTTGTTCAGCTCGCGCATTGGTACCGTttcaaaatagtgaaaaatgaacagtttaaaagaaattgatatCAAATCCAAGTTTACTGAACGGCAAGGAcctgatggaaaaaaaattgtgctttgCAACCTGTGTGGGGACTTATCCAGAGTGTTTACGTTTCATTCGAAATATAACCTCGCACGTCATCTGAAAAATAGTCACCGGAAAGAAGCTGAAGAAATGGGACTGTTGAAAAAAGATGATTCCTTGGTGCCAGCATCTTCATCCAAACGGAATAAAATAGTTGTGGACTTGGATcgcgaaacatattttttgtcattggtAGGTTGGGTGACGGAATGTAACATTCcgttgaattttttcaacaaaccgaGTGCCCGGAAAATTTTGCATCGATTAGACGATGGTTTGAAAATCCCTCACACCAATAGTACGAATGTATCCGTTAAAGTTTTGGAAGttgcaacaaaaataaaacaatacattggcaatgaaatgaaaaacaaaatgtattgTTTAAAAGCGGACATTGCCAGTCGTCGGGGAAGAACAGTTTTGGGAATCAACGCCCAAACCATAGGCGCCTCTTCCATCGAGGTAAGAACACTTGCCATGGTTGAGAGATTTTCGAGAAACACCGCTGATTCCATCGTGATCGACATTTTAAATGTCCTCAGGGATTACGACCTCGATCTGAGAAATATGTACGCTCTTACAACCGACAATGGGTCAAACTTTTTGAAGGCTTCcactattttgaaagaaatagttGGGAATGCCGAATCAAAGTCACAGGAATCAGGATCTGATTTGGAAGAACTTCCAGAATCAGAAAATGATGTAGGCCAAGAGAAAGAAAATGATGATTCAGAGTACGAAATGGAAATTGAAGAACTGGATTGGTAAGTCACTTTAGAATATCTTGATTTTGTAGTGTTCGGCCAAATAGGATTTCGAGTTCCTGTTAAAACCCCTTCTGGGAACACTGTGTCGCGACAAGCAAAAGAAGATTATAGCATAGGACTAAATTGTACATATGAATAAACGAAGCCCTGACTTTTGAAGGTGACTTCAAACTGAACAGTTAACGCGTTTTTACTATCGTTATTTGAAACccctattttgaaataattataaatttccATAAAGTTTAATTATAACAATTGGCGACGAGTGGGATTTCTGCGGATATTACGGCttgtgctattttttttttctaagccgTACTGTAAGTATAGTGAGATTTTGTGATTCCGGAAATTGTTACTCTAATGGTGGCAAAGCCTTTTATTAGAAGTTAATTTTGTTCCGATCCGaatcacaatttttaaacaCCGGTTATTCGGTTTTAAAGCgcgtcagatttttttaatattttgtttcttttcccTTTTGTTTTGGGAAATTGTGGTgaaaactacagtttttttgttCCTGTTTAGCGAAAAGcacattttttggttttaaacgCCATTTTGCTTTTCCTCAATGATTTCGTTTTACTAAttctttttcgttttattttcttccaacAGCGTTTATTTGGAGAGTGAGTTCCGTCATTTCCTCACTTTGCTCCGAGTGTTTGGCAGCACGGTCGGTGCTCGAAAATTGAGTGACCCTCTCATCACgagctgaattttttttccgttgACGTTTGGAGAGTGACTGACAGCTGGTGTTCAAGAGTGTTGGTGAGTTGCATCGGTCGGAATTTAGCTGTTGCATTCGGAAGCCAAACTTTACGTAGAATTTCGTCGAAAGAAATAAGCTGAATCCGCTATTTGGTTGGGTTcaattgctgctgctgttgctgaagTGGttagttgttgttgctgttgttggaccTTTGCGCTGCTGGGAGAGGATTGCTGAAGTTGTAAGTGTGCTGTTTAGCATTGATCAGTTCGGTTGATTATCCATTTCGAGTGGCTGCAGCATAATTGCAGAGGAGTGTTTTGTTTTCGGGAACAACATTTGATTCAGGTAtgtgattttgttgaacaatttttttgtctcaaagttttttttggattttgaatttatattgTACTGTGATATTTTATGACGACTGATGATATAGTcgtattttaataattttattttattgcatattttttattttattcggtTTTTTGACTGAccatttttatcttttgatattttatttaactaaaaGCAAACATGTCTTTGACCACTACAATGGATCCTTACATCCCAGGATCGATACCTTTTGCGCAATATATTGAGCAACTTGAATGGATTTTTATTCACCACAACTATAAGGAGGAGCAGTACAAAGCATCCTTCCTTGCAATTTGTGGGCAAGAAGTGTActctaaattgaaacttttatttccTGGGAGAAACATTAAAGAAATTTCGTATCATGAGTTAACGGCTGAACTTACAAAAAGCTATGACAAAAGTGATTCTGATGTAGTGCATAGCTACAATTTTTGGTCCCGTCGACAaggaaataacgaaaaaaatgttgacttTGTTTTGTCGGTGAAGTTTTTAGCCGAATTATGTAATTTTGGAGATTTTAAGCAGCGAGCGATAAGGGACGTTTTGGTAATGGGAATCAAGGATcccaaattaaggaaaaaactttttgatgagGAAGATTTGACAGCGGTTAAGGCTGAAAAAATCATAGTGAATCAAGAGCTTGCTTGGGACAGAactcaaaaattggaaaattcagaaactaatCGGGTCAGTGTAGTGGCCAGACTTGGACGTAATAGGGATTATCAACCTAATAAGTCGAGCTATAGATCGAGAAGTCGTAGTAGCAGTTTTAATCGCTCAGCATCCTTTAGTGAACCGAGAGACGAAAGAGGTAACAACAAGTTCAGAACTAAGCCGGTTTTtctttgtactttttgtaaccGTAAGGGACATACCAAGGCTTATTGCTATCGACGAAAGAACAAAAGTCCTCGGGTTCGTCGGTCTAGCGTAAAATTTGTTGATTCGCCTAAATCTACTAGCTCTGGTCTTttcaaaagacttaaaaaagaTTTGCAATCTGACAGTGAGGAAGATTTGTCTTGCATGAAAATCGCTTctataaacaaaattaatgaaCCATGCTACATTGATGTTTTAGTGGAAAACAAGTTTATAAAAATGGAGTTAGATTGTGGTTCAGCTGAGTCGGTAATTTCTGAAAagcaatatttgaaatatttcaaatttttatctctcAAGCAATGTTCTAAGCGGTTGGTGGTCATTGACGGTAAACGTCTCAACATTTTGGGACGGGTTGATGCTTTGGTTATTTTAAATGGTAGTCAGCACCGATTATCTTTAGTGATCCTGCGTTGCGATAATGATTTCGTTCCTCTGATGGGCCGTTCTTGGATGGACGTTTTTTATGCTGGCTGGAGGGATACTTTTATCAAACCACAAATGAGCGACGAGACTATACATGCCTTAAAGGATATGGAAATGGTGGAAGAAATAAAGAGTAAGTTCCCAACTGTTTTcgataagttttttgaaaaacaaggcATTAAAACACTAAAAAGTCCGCCATACCATCCTGAAAGTAACGGACAAGCTGAAAGAATGGTCCGTCTGGTGAAAGATGTCTTGAAAAAGTTTCTGTTagattcaaacataaaaaaacttgacacagatgaacaaatttgtttgtttttatttaattacagAAACACTTGTTTGAGCAAGGATTATAAATTCCCCTCTGAGCGGTTACTTTCTTATAAGCCAAAGATTTTACTAGATTTGATCAATCCCaagagtaatttaaaaaataattcacaatttaaaaatgatgatagTTCTAGACCATCTTGTTTAATCTCACCAAAGTTGAAAGATCCTTTTTTAAATGTGAGAAATGGACATCTGATATATTATAAAAATCCGGATAGATCAGCTTTGAAGAGATGGTTGccagtaacgtttttaaaatGGTATTCTCCAAACGTTTCACAGGTTTCCCTGGGAGGACGAGTCATTTTGGCGCACAAACGCCAGTTGAAGGTCTGTGACGATTCACATCGGAAAGCTAGGCGTTCTACAGCTTTCAACGAGGGACGGTTCTTGGAATTGAATCGATCTGACAATTTTGCCTCGTTAGGAAACGATGTTGAACCAGTTCTACCGCACGCTGAATTACCCGTGGAGCCTGGCCGCAGTGCTAGTTTCAAAAGGAGAAGACATAAAGATGAAGAAGCAGATAGTGATTCCGATAGTGATTTTTATGGGTTTGCTGCCGACTCTTTCATCTTTTCGGAGAATGAAAATATTAGGAATGAAGATAGAGATTATGATTCAGGAAAGATCAGAAGATCAAAAAGATCCACGAAAAGAAAAAGGATAGacgattttgtttattattagtACACATCGATAAATTTAGTGATAGGTGaagtttcattattttgatttggtaTTTTCAATACTTTCGATTAGAAAcatgaatttaaaatcataGGATTAGCTTTGAAATGAATgtataatttaaattgattgaaatttgaaaactatctACTAACTTCTAATGGATGAAGGAGTTGTAGTGTTCGGCCAAATAGGATTTCGAGTTCCTGTTAAAACCCCTTCTGGGAACACTGTGTCGCGACAAGCAAAAGAAGATTATAGCATAGGACTAAATTGTACATATGAATAAACGAAGCCCTGACTTTTGAAGGTGACTTCAAACTGAACAGTTAACGCGTTTTTACTATCGTTATTTGAAACccctattttgaaataattataaatttccataaagtttaattataacagatttatgtttaactattttacatttttttatttctcagtgATCGTATGCTGGACGAAGCATATTTTCATGACATCGCTTCTGAAGTAAGCCCTGACCAACATGACGAACTGCCGTCCATTGAAGATAATAACCATTTCACTGGAGTCAAATGCGCAGCTCATGATGTGCAGCTGGCTGTCTACGATATTTTAAAGAAACCATCAACAGATTCCTCGCTAAAGTTAGACAGCTTGTAAAACTAATGCGAACACAACCATATAGGAACGCCTTTCGATTAGATAAAACGAAAAAACTCCCTTTTTATGATGGTGATACCCGTTGGGGCTCATCTTACCTCATGGCGGAATGTATTAAAGGCGGAAAAGATTTCATAACTGAAATGCTTACAACGGATCAACGCAAGCCATTTGGACCGCAATTTTGGGATTGCGTTGAAAAATTTGTCACAGCCACCAAGCCACTGTACATATTAACGAAAAGAATACAGGAAGAGGCTTTGGTGTGTGGatctttttttctgttctgGAAAGAGTGTGTCCTGGAATTAGAGGACATCAACACCCTTCTTGCTAATCAACTGAAGGAAGCCATGTTCAAACGCCAAAGCCTTTGGTTGGACAACGATGCTTTTCTAGCATCATTGTATGTGGATCTGCGTCTAGCTTCATTCGATCCACCGGTTTTGTCATCGGCAAAAAAAGAACGAGCAATTGTAAGTATAACACTAACTAAAAAATCGTTGTATATCTTCCAATGTTCATTTATTGTTTGCAGCAACACTTATTAGCCACCTGGATGACTTTAAAAGACCTCCTGGATTGTCCGGTAACAGATACCGTACGTGCTGAATCCGTCGAAGCATCAGGTTCCTCATCAATCTAACCCGAGTCGAACAGctgttaaaaacaaattcaagaacGAAATCTGCCAATGAAAATATTGAGAATAGGATCCGtcgaatctggttggaacccgCACTGAATCTTCAGGAGGATATAATTCAGTGGTGGATTAAGCACAAAAGAACGGACCCTGAATTGGCTAATTTATGCCTCACAGCACTTCAATTACCTTGCACACAAGTGAGCGTGGAAAGGTGTTTTAATAGTCTTGGCCAAATTTTAACTCTAAACCGCCAGAATCTGGGATCCATAAAGCTGGAAACTCTTTTATTTGTTAAAGCTAATCACGACATCACACAAagatatgattttaaaattgatttttagctgtctcactgtttttttttttcaaagtattttttaccattttttcccTAAAGCACTTTCCTTATGTacatatgtaaatatttttattgatttttttgtttggaataaaataattacaaaaagcctaaaagattttttgtttgacactTAACTTCAGCTTACACCAGATGGCAAATAGAAAAGATAAACTTTTGCATGTTGATCGAGAAAAGATTATGTAAAATACAAACATCGTTTCTATAGGAACGTCTTACATTAAAAAAGAACAAGAATATGTGATTTGGTTCTTATGATAATGTATATATAATTGCCTTCACAGCGGCATTCAAAAGCATCGCGACGCTTTTAAGACTCAAACTATTTGCCTCTAGCAAGGCATGAAATCAACCTGCATACTACGATATCCAcatgttgtttttatttcattcatacaACTTATATACAACAGATCATGGGATTTCATAACTTACTTGCTATGATGAGAATAACACATTAGCTGAAAGCACGTGGTGAGAAGAGATTATTTGAATGATGTTGATCACATCAGGCCATGCGTTTCACCATTCTTATATTTAAACGCACCGCGATGCTTATATTTCAAATGCATCGCGATGCTTGCATATCAACGACGTTTCATATTCGAATTTATTATGAATTTGATTGTCATTCACAAACATCACTTTACAGCATGATTAGttttgtattgaattttggTTTACAAACATCACTTTAAGGTAGGGTTGGTTTGAGCGAAAGGAATTCTAACTTCGAACACAAACCAGTTAGCTTCAAGCGTTTCCAAAATGAGTCTAAAAAAAGCAAATGCGTTTAATGGAAATACTAACTATTTAATTCTATTAAAACCATGCTTAAGAACATGAGAGCTTAGGCCCTGAAGGCATTTCCAATTTGATT
It includes:
- the LOC129745545 gene encoding uncharacterized protein LOC129745545, whose product is MSLTTTMDPYIPGSIPFAQYIEQLEWIFIHHNYKEEQYKASFLAICGQEVYSKLKLLFPGRNIKEISYHELTAELTKSYDKSDSDVVHSYNFWSRRQGNNEKNVDFVLSVKFLAELCNFGDFKQRAIRDVLVMGIKDPKLRKKLFDEEDLTAVKAEKIIVNQELAWDRTQKLENSETNRVSVVARLGRNRDYQPNKSSYRSRSRSSSFNRSASFSEPRDERGNNKFRTKPVFLCTFCNRKGHTKAYCYRRKNKSPRVRRSSVKFVDSPKSTSSGLFKRLKKDLQSDSEEDLSCMKIASINKINEPCYIDVLVENKFIKMELDCGSAESVISEKQYLKYFKFLSLKQCSKRLVVIDGKRLNILGRVDALVILNGSQHRLSLVILRCDNDFVPLMGRSWMDVFYAGWRDTFIKPQMSDETIHALKDMEMVEEIKSFPGRTSHFGAQTPVEGL